A genome region from Bacteroides stercoris ATCC 43183 includes the following:
- a CDS encoding sialidase family protein yields MLKSLFIAFFLSFPFFIKGEAQTTEQSKSSGLKKCTVFTAGDDNVNSYRIPSLLTAKDGTLLVFCEARRDSWRDKSRTDIVVKRSEDIGKTWSIMQDLTQGTTGAYMDPTPILDSITGRIFLFTTFWPAEDHSGAKNRAILITSGDNGKTWSLPVDVTSAIIPAGYHIVGFGPGAGLQMSGERFKERLILPTRVVDFKRKSAHNVAIYSDNHGQTWAMGGKGDTGDEFQIAESPAGTLVYNARIPGARMVAYSVDGGTTWSKAIKEPTLPGVSKGCQAGVLGKGRELYFSGIRGKAETPEYDERVGLALYKSSDGGKTWNNGIQLYDKASGYSCMSFLPDGRMAIIFETADTPGFTRKSLPGIKPLKRPAGWMRLDLLILPIINL; encoded by the coding sequence ATGTTGAAAAGTCTATTCATAGCGTTTTTTTTATCTTTTCCTTTCTTTATTAAAGGAGAAGCGCAAACAACAGAACAATCAAAGTCTTCCGGACTGAAGAAGTGTACTGTCTTTACTGCTGGGGATGATAATGTGAACAGTTATCGTATTCCCTCATTATTAACAGCCAAAGATGGTACATTGCTTGTTTTTTGTGAGGCACGTAGGGATAGTTGGCGAGATAAAAGTCGTACTGATATTGTAGTGAAGCGAAGTGAGGATATAGGGAAAACATGGTCCATTATGCAAGATTTGACACAAGGTACTACCGGTGCTTATATGGATCCTACTCCGATTCTTGATTCAATTACTGGACGCATTTTTTTATTTACTACTTTTTGGCCAGCGGAAGATCATTCCGGAGCAAAGAATCGTGCTATTCTTATTACTTCGGGTGATAATGGCAAAACTTGGTCTTTACCTGTAGATGTTACATCTGCGATTATTCCGGCGGGCTATCATATTGTTGGTTTTGGTCCGGGAGCAGGATTACAGATGTCTGGAGAACGGTTTAAGGAACGATTGATTTTACCGACCCGTGTAGTTGATTTCAAAAGAAAAAGTGCTCATAACGTAGCAATATATTCTGATAATCATGGCCAGACATGGGCAATGGGTGGTAAGGGCGATACCGGTGATGAATTTCAGATAGCCGAATCCCCTGCCGGAACATTAGTCTATAACGCTCGTATACCGGGAGCGCGTATGGTGGCATATAGTGTTGATGGTGGAACTACTTGGAGTAAAGCGATAAAAGAACCGACCTTACCGGGAGTCTCTAAAGGATGTCAGGCTGGTGTTTTGGGAAAAGGAAGAGAACTCTATTTTTCTGGAATCAGAGGAAAAGCTGAAACACCGGAATATGATGAACGTGTAGGGCTCGCTTTGTATAAAAGTAGTGATGGTGGAAAGACATGGAACAATGGAATTCAATTATATGATAAAGCTTCAGGTTACAGTTGTATGTCTTTCTTGCCTGATGGCAGGATGGCGATTATATTTGAAACGGCAGATACTCCGGGGTTTACCCGTAAATCATTGCCTGGTATCAAACCTCTTAAGCGTCCGGCTGGTTGGATGAGATTGGACTTACTTATACTTCCTATTATTAATCTTTAA
- a CDS encoding DUF6047 family protein, with translation MDPLSRDENYPRQLTPEMWREIKSAPPEVIAEMQDDLKHGNTYYTGVETGKGVLLFGRDYVGNRQYGDFMATNIEKRFFEPDFEEKYLNVYELRGWPSLMEGKVNRCCDDYGCLLPLEKIPADAFVDKSVSKSITDSERYDLAPTWENYYKLTDSGKGLGLTRSPYNYDRMTLLYIMDKGYPRDGLIDEYPDNFSFYDKFEKIENKLLGRNRWDVYDVMQEKAKKLAGKLFKEHFPETRQKADMKEKAAVRKSKSMKM, from the coding sequence ATGGACCCGCTTTCAAGGGACGAGAACTATCCCCGACAACTTACACCGGAGATGTGGCGGGAGATAAAGTCCGCACCACCCGAAGTGATAGCGGAGATGCAGGATGATTTGAAGCATGGGAACACGTATTATACAGGTGTTGAGACGGGTAAAGGGGTGCTGCTGTTCGGTAGGGATTACGTAGGAAACCGTCAATACGGGGATTTTATGGCAACGAATATAGAGAAGCGTTTCTTTGAACCGGACTTTGAGGAAAAGTATCTGAATGTGTATGAGTTACGGGGATGGCCTTCATTGATGGAAGGGAAAGTAAACCGCTGTTGCGATGATTACGGCTGTTTGTTGCCGTTGGAGAAGATTCCGGCAGATGCTTTTGTGGACAAATCGGTATCGAAAAGTATAACGGACAGTGAGCGTTATGACCTTGCTCCTACATGGGAGAACTATTATAAGCTGACTGATTCCGGAAAGGGGCTGGGCCTTACTCGGAGTCCGTATAATTATGACCGGATGACACTGCTGTATATCATGGATAAAGGCTATCCGAGAGACGGACTGATAGATGAATACCCGGACAATTTCAGTTTTTACGATAAATTCGAGAAGATAGAAAACAAGCTGCTGGGCCGCAACAGATGGGATGTGTATGATGTGATGCAGGAGAAGGCGAAGAAACTGGCAGGGAAATTGTTTAAAGAGCACTTTCCGGAAACACGGCAGAAAGCGGACATGAAGGAAAAGGCGGCTGTGCGGAAAAGTAAAAGCATGAAGATGTAG
- a CDS encoding sialidase family protein, with protein sequence MSIVMSLLVFTACSDDSVNDFSPVPYPDEVEPEEPTPDPTPDPDDPTLDPDPVWKVTSTTTVFNSKVSTDVSYRVPAVAVTKAGTILVFCETRYGTWMDKSGRTDILMKRSTDKGATWTEKNITEQVTSSKLSYMDPTVVVDQTTGKIFLFTSLWDAVGKPSAQQGYNNRAIMYISEDDGITWTRKDLTDEVHIGIYSGFTRMIGSFGPGSGVQMTNEMYKDRLIVPMRSFKVDADKGTVSNGGNTAMYSDDHGVTWQTGQPNKSGEWTVTEAPDGALIGNIRYKGYRQNYYSTDGGAKWPGVSDYPASQLPTPEKGCAGSVIVKDNWLYYCGAKGISETSSHDDRGILYLAKAKFFDGHSHTFNAADHMVLYDKAAGYTCMALLPDGDLVIIAELGDLPGFTKASTRPEGWIRLQLFILSSK encoded by the coding sequence ATGAGTATCGTTATGAGCTTGCTTGTTTTTACAGCTTGTTCAGATGATAGTGTCAATGATTTTTCACCAGTTCCCTATCCTGATGAGGTGGAGCCGGAAGAACCGACACCCGATCCGACACCTGACCCGGATGACCCGACTCTTGATCCAGATCCGGTATGGAAAGTAACTTCAACAACTACTGTTTTTAATTCTAAAGTAAGTACGGACGTTTCTTATCGTGTGCCTGCTGTTGCAGTTACAAAAGCTGGTACTATACTCGTTTTTTGTGAAACTCGTTATGGTACTTGGATGGATAAATCAGGGCGTACGGATATTCTCATGAAGCGTAGTACGGATAAGGGAGCTACCTGGACAGAAAAGAACATAACAGAACAAGTTACTTCTTCAAAACTCTCTTATATGGATCCGACAGTTGTGGTTGATCAGACTACCGGAAAAATTTTCCTTTTCACCTCTTTATGGGATGCAGTTGGTAAACCTTCTGCCCAACAAGGTTATAACAACAGAGCAATCATGTATATCTCTGAAGATGATGGTATAACCTGGACAAGGAAAGATCTCACGGATGAAGTTCATATCGGCATATATAGTGGTTTTACAAGAATGATTGGTAGTTTTGGTCCTGGTTCCGGTGTACAAATGACCAATGAAATGTATAAGGACCGTTTGATTGTTCCTATGCGTTCATTTAAGGTTGATGCGGATAAGGGAACCGTTTCCAATGGTGGAAATACCGCTATGTATTCAGACGATCATGGTGTTACCTGGCAAACGGGTCAACCTAATAAATCGGGTGAATGGACGGTTACTGAGGCTCCTGACGGCGCATTGATTGGTAATATCCGATATAAGGGATATAGGCAAAACTATTACAGTACAGATGGTGGCGCTAAGTGGCCAGGAGTTTCGGATTATCCGGCATCACAGTTGCCAACTCCGGAAAAAGGTTGTGCAGGAAGTGTTATAGTGAAAGATAATTGGTTGTACTATTGCGGAGCGAAAGGAATCTCTGAAACAAGCTCGCATGATGACCGTGGTATACTATATCTTGCTAAAGCAAAATTCTTTGATGGACATTCACATACATTTAATGCTGCAGATCATATGGTACTTTATGATAAAGCAGCGGGATATACTTGTATGGCATTATTGCCAGATGGTGATTTGGTTATTATTGCAGAACTTGGTGACTTGCCCGGATTTACAAAAGCCTCAACTAGACCGGAAGGATGGATAAGATTGCAATTGTTTATATTATCTTCTAAATAA
- a CDS encoding ROK family transcriptional regulator — MRQQLLKEIELGSKSALVKKRIITHYIYNGSSTITDLSKELDLSIPTVTKFISEMCEDGYINDYGKLETSGGRHPSLYGLNPESGYFIGVDIKKFAVNIGLINFKGDMMELKMNIPYKFENTPEAMEELCTLISSFIKKTKVNTEKILNININISGRVNPESGYSFSLFNFSECPLAEVLTEKIGYQVCIDNDTRAMTYGEYLQGCVKGEKNIIFVNVSWGLGIGIIIDGKIYTGKSGFSGEFGHINVFDNEILCHCGKKGCLETEASGSAIYRILQERIKNGECSILSNRTNSQELPLTLDEIISAVNKEDLLCIEIVEEIGQKLGKQIAGLINIFNPELVIIGGTLSLTDDYIAQPIKTAIRKYSLNLVNQDSAITVSKLKDKAGVVGACMLARSRMFEY, encoded by the coding sequence ATGAGACAGCAACTTTTAAAAGAAATAGAGTTAGGAAGCAAAAGTGCTCTCGTAAAAAAGAGAATTATTACACATTATATATATAATGGGAGTTCTACCATTACTGATCTATCCAAAGAGCTAGATCTAAGTATACCTACTGTTACCAAATTTATCAGTGAGATGTGCGAAGATGGCTATATCAATGATTACGGTAAATTAGAAACCAGTGGTGGGCGACACCCAAGTTTATATGGTCTTAATCCGGAATCCGGATATTTTATCGGTGTAGACATCAAAAAGTTTGCTGTCAACATCGGTTTAATTAATTTCAAAGGTGATATGATGGAACTAAAGATGAATATCCCCTACAAATTTGAAAATACGCCGGAAGCTATGGAAGAGCTATGCACACTTATCAGTTCTTTTATAAAGAAAACGAAAGTCAATACAGAGAAGATATTAAATATCAATATCAACATATCCGGACGAGTTAATCCTGAATCAGGATATAGTTTCAGCCTGTTCAACTTCTCTGAGTGTCCGCTGGCAGAAGTTTTAACTGAAAAAATAGGATACCAGGTTTGTATTGATAACGACACCCGCGCCATGACTTATGGTGAATATTTACAAGGTTGCGTGAAAGGAGAAAAAAACATTATATTCGTTAATGTTAGTTGGGGACTTGGAATCGGAATTATCATAGATGGCAAAATATACACCGGCAAATCAGGTTTTTCCGGAGAATTTGGACATATCAATGTATTTGACAATGAAATACTGTGTCACTGTGGCAAAAAAGGATGTCTGGAAACAGAAGCATCCGGCTCTGCGATATATAGAATTTTGCAAGAACGTATCAAAAATGGTGAGTGCTCCATATTGTCTAATCGGACAAACAGCCAAGAGCTTCCTCTTACATTGGACGAAATAATCTCTGCCGTAAACAAAGAAGATTTGCTATGCATTGAAATCGTAGAGGAAATCGGGCAGAAATTAGGTAAACAAATTGCTGGATTAATTAATATATTTAATCCCGAATTAGTTATTATTGGCGGGACATTATCATTAACTGACGACTATATAGCCCAACCTATTAAGACAGCAATAAGAAAATATTCACTAAACCTCGTAAACCAAGATTCAGCCATCACAGTTTCAAAATTAAAAGATAAGGCAGGAGTTGTAGGTGCTTGCATGCTGGCACGAAGCCGAATGTTCGAATATTAA
- a CDS encoding dihydrodipicolinate synthase family protein, whose translation MEKIIGLIDAPFTPFYENGEVNYEPIEIYAKMLQKNGLQGVFINGSSGEGYMLTEEERMKLAERWVSVAPAGFKVIVHVGSCCVKASRMLAEHAQKIGATAIGAMAPPFPKIGRVEELVKYIEEIAAGAPELPFYYYHIPAFNGAFLPMVKLLEAVDGRVPNFAGIKYTFESMYEYNQCRLYKNGKYDMLHGQDETILPCLAMGGAQGGIGGTTNYNGKELVGIIDAWKAGDLELARERQNFSQEVINVICHFRGNIVGGKRIMKLIGLDLGKNRTPFQNMTDEEEYQMKAELEAIHFFERCNKF comes from the coding sequence ATGGAAAAGATTATTGGTTTGATTGATGCGCCTTTTACTCCGTTTTATGAAAATGGAGAAGTAAACTATGAACCTATTGAAATCTATGCAAAGATGTTGCAGAAGAATGGTCTTCAAGGAGTATTCATTAACGGTTCTTCCGGCGAGGGATATATGTTGACTGAAGAAGAACGTATGAAACTTGCCGAACGCTGGGTATCTGTAGCGCCTGCCGGATTTAAGGTAATTGTTCATGTGGGAAGTTGCTGTGTTAAAGCAAGCCGTATGTTGGCGGAACATGCACAGAAGATTGGAGCTACAGCTATTGGAGCGATGGCCCCACCGTTCCCTAAAATTGGCCGAGTGGAAGAATTGGTAAAGTATATTGAAGAGATTGCAGCAGGTGCTCCCGAACTACCTTTCTATTATTATCATATTCCTGCCTTCAACGGTGCTTTCCTGCCTATGGTTAAGCTACTGGAAGCGGTTGATGGACGTGTACCTAATTTTGCCGGTATTAAATATACTTTCGAGAGTATGTATGAGTACAATCAGTGCCGTCTTTATAAGAATGGAAAGTACGATATGCTTCATGGTCAGGATGAAACGATACTTCCTTGTTTGGCTATGGGAGGTGCACAAGGTGGTATTGGCGGTACTACCAACTATAATGGAAAAGAACTGGTAGGTATCATTGATGCTTGGAAGGCCGGTGACCTTGAATTGGCGCGTGAACGTCAAAATTTCTCACAAGAGGTGATTAATGTTATTTGTCATTTTCGTGGAAATATAGTGGGCGGTAAACGTATAATGAAACTTATTGGCCTTGACTTGGGTAAGAATCGCACTCCATTCCAAAATATGACCGATGAAGAAGAGTACCAAATGAAAGCAGAGCTTGAAGCTATTCATTTCTTTGAACGTTGCAATAAATTCTAA
- a CDS encoding AGE family epimerase/isomerase — protein sequence MNVTDYLTSWSASYRYDFTENIMPFWMHYGLDRKHGGVYTCIDRDGRLMDTTKSVWFQGRFGFIAAYAYNNIEQKSEWLAASKSCIDFIEKYCFDADGHMYFEVTENGTPLRKRRYVFSECFAVIAMSEYAIASGDKTYAEKALALFKRIQRFLSTPGFLEPKYLPTLQARGHSITMILINTASRVRAAISDPTLDTQIDESLAAIRKYFIHPEFKALLEMVGKDGEFIDTCNGRVINPGHCIETSWFILEEARYRNWDKDLVQMALQILDWSWEWGWDEEHGGIINFRDCRNFPAQDYSQDMKFWWPQTEAIIATLYAYQATHDEKYLAMHKQISDWTYAHFPDKEYGEWYGYLHRDGTVAQPAKGNLFKGPFHIPRMMIRSYMLCQELL from the coding sequence ATGAATGTAACGGATTATTTAACCTCATGGTCTGCATCCTATCGCTATGATTTCACCGAGAATATTATGCCTTTTTGGATGCACTATGGTCTTGACCGTAAGCATGGTGGGGTATATACTTGCATTGATCGTGATGGCCGTTTGATGGATACAACGAAATCAGTATGGTTTCAGGGACGTTTTGGATTTATTGCAGCTTATGCTTATAATAACATTGAACAGAAATCGGAATGGCTTGCGGCATCTAAGAGTTGTATCGATTTTATAGAAAAATATTGTTTTGATGCAGACGGACATATGTACTTTGAAGTTACTGAAAACGGTACTCCTTTGCGTAAACGTCGCTATGTGTTTTCTGAGTGTTTTGCTGTCATTGCCATGTCAGAATACGCTATTGCATCAGGAGATAAAACTTATGCTGAAAAGGCTTTAGCGCTTTTCAAACGTATACAAAGGTTTCTTTCCACCCCCGGTTTTTTGGAACCCAAGTATCTGCCTACACTACAGGCTCGCGGACATTCTATTACGATGATTCTTATCAATACAGCCTCTCGTGTTCGTGCTGCTATTTCCGATCCGACACTTGACACACAAATTGATGAATCGCTTGCGGCTATCCGAAAGTACTTTATTCATCCCGAATTTAAGGCATTGCTTGAAATGGTGGGAAAAGATGGAGAGTTCATTGATACTTGTAACGGGCGTGTCATTAATCCGGGACATTGTATTGAGACTTCCTGGTTTATTTTAGAAGAAGCCCGCTATCGTAACTGGGATAAAGATTTGGTGCAAATGGCTCTTCAGATTCTTGACTGGTCTTGGGAATGGGGTTGGGATGAAGAACATGGCGGTATAATAAACTTCCGGGACTGCCGCAATTTCCCCGCACAGGATTATTCTCAGGATATGAAATTCTGGTGGCCGCAGACCGAGGCTATTATCGCCACTCTTTATGCTTATCAGGCAACTCACGATGAAAAATACCTTGCCATGCATAAACAGATAAGTGATTGGACATACGCTCATTTCCCTGATAAGGAATATGGTGAGTGGTATGGGTATCTGCACCGTGACGGTACAGTGGCACAACCTGCTAAAGGTAATTTGTTTAAGGGCCCTTTCCATATACCTCGCATGATGATTCGTAGTTATATGCTGTGCCAGGAGCTGCTGTAA
- a CDS encoding helix-turn-helix domain-containing protein, which yields MAEIITRDSEEFKELAGWIKKAGKAVEEATARIRPTVADEHYMTGDEICTLLHISRRTLQTLRDERLVPYTTIGGKLLYPESALYEVLKKNYRDFRRFRK from the coding sequence ATGGCGGAGATTATCACAAGGGATTCGGAAGAGTTCAAGGAACTGGCCGGATGGATAAAAAAAGCGGGGAAAGCGGTGGAAGAGGCTACGGCACGGATACGCCCGACAGTTGCGGACGAGCATTACATGACGGGAGATGAGATATGCACCCTATTGCATATCTCACGACGGACGTTGCAGACGTTGAGAGATGAAAGGCTGGTGCCTTATACCACTATCGGGGGGAAACTGCTCTACCCGGAGAGTGCCCTATACGAAGTGTTGAAAAAAAATTACAGGGATTTCAGACGGTTCAGAAAATAA
- a CDS encoding MFS transporter, producing the protein MKNKNLYPWVVVALLWVVALLNYMDRQMLSTMQEAMKVDIVELNKAEAFGALMAIFLWIYGFMSPVAGMIADRFSRKWLVVGSLFVWSAVTYLMGYADDFHELYWLRAVMGISEALYIPSALSLIADWHQGKSRSLAIGVHMTGLYVGQAIGGFGATVAAIFSWHSTFHWFGVIGIIYSLILVVTLRENPAHTLVKERPIALGEKKPSLFSGLSVLFSTCAFWIILFYFAAPSLPGWATKNWLPTLFSESLNIPMSEAGPISTITIAFSSFIGVIVGGILSDRWVQKNIRGRVYTGAIGLGLTIPALMLLGFGHSFVAIIGAGLLFGIGFGVFDANNMPILCQFVSAKYRGTAYGIMNMTGVFAGAAVTELLGRWTDGGNLGQGFAMLSVIVLVALALQLYFLHPKTDNME; encoded by the coding sequence ATGAAAAACAAAAATCTGTATCCTTGGGTAGTAGTTGCTTTATTATGGGTGGTTGCTCTACTCAATTACATGGATCGCCAAATGCTTTCTACTATGCAAGAGGCAATGAAGGTTGATATTGTAGAATTGAATAAAGCAGAAGCCTTTGGAGCTCTAATGGCTATCTTTTTATGGATTTACGGTTTTATGAGTCCTGTTGCCGGTATGATTGCTGACCGTTTTAGTCGTAAGTGGTTGGTTGTCGGAAGTTTGTTTGTTTGGTCTGCTGTTACATATTTGATGGGGTATGCAGATGATTTTCATGAACTGTATTGGCTTCGTGCTGTGATGGGAATCAGTGAAGCGCTTTATATACCTTCTGCTTTATCTCTTATTGCTGATTGGCATCAAGGTAAATCCCGTTCATTGGCTATTGGGGTGCATATGACCGGACTTTATGTAGGGCAAGCTATTGGTGGATTCGGTGCTACGGTGGCAGCTATCTTCTCTTGGCATTCCACATTTCATTGGTTTGGTGTAATAGGTATTATTTATTCCTTGATTTTGGTTGTTACTTTGCGGGAGAATCCTGCCCATACTTTGGTAAAAGAGAGACCAATAGCGTTGGGAGAAAAGAAACCGTCTTTATTTAGCGGGCTTAGTGTACTTTTCTCTACATGTGCTTTTTGGATTATTCTTTTCTATTTTGCAGCTCCGAGCCTTCCCGGTTGGGCAACTAAAAACTGGTTACCGACATTATTTTCCGAAAGTTTGAATATTCCTATGTCTGAAGCCGGTCCGATTTCTACTATTACAATTGCTTTTTCTTCGTTTATCGGGGTTATTGTAGGAGGTATTTTATCTGACCGATGGGTGCAAAAGAATATCAGAGGACGTGTTTATACAGGAGCCATCGGATTGGGATTGACGATTCCTGCATTAATGCTGTTGGGGTTTGGACACAGCTTTGTAGCTATTATTGGTGCCGGACTGCTTTTCGGTATTGGTTTTGGTGTTTTCGATGCTAATAATATGCCTATTCTTTGTCAGTTCGTTTCGGCAAAATATCGTGGTACCGCCTATGGTATTATGAATATGACAGGTGTATTTGCTGGGGCTGCTGTTACCGAATTATTGGGAAGATGGACAGATGGTGGAAACTTGGGACAAGGATTTGCTATGCTCAGTGTTATAGTGTTGGTAGCTTTGGCTTTACAACTTTACTTCCTTCATCCTAAGACAGATAATATGGAATAA
- a CDS encoding helix-turn-helix domain-containing protein, giving the protein MDAQDVCLALGISKRCLQNYRDNGLIPHSNVGGKFFYRETDIQEILENGLIKRK; this is encoded by the coding sequence ATGGATGCGCAGGACGTATGTCTGGCTTTGGGCATATCGAAACGATGCCTGCAAAATTACCGTGACAACGGGCTAATCCCCCACTCGAACGTAGGGGGAAAATTCTTCTACCGGGAAACGGATATTCAGGAGATACTGGAAAACGGACTGATCAAAAGGAAGTAA
- a CDS encoding YhcH/YjgK/YiaL family protein yields the protein MIVSNLQNSSRIEVLHPLFKTLFDYVKSHDLLHAELGRIDIDGDNLFIMNINPECVEQDKQVLEVHRTYIDVHILLQGIERIGWKAFEDVNLEVKPYEKEGDCALFSDSATTWIDLYPGQFMIVYPEDPHAPIIGQGKIRKLIAKVKI from the coding sequence ATGATTGTATCAAATTTGCAGAATAGCAGTAGGATAGAGGTGCTTCATCCTTTGTTTAAAACTCTTTTTGATTATGTAAAAAGTCATGATTTACTTCATGCGGAATTAGGACGTATTGATATTGACGGTGATAATTTATTTATTATGAATATCAATCCTGAATGTGTTGAACAAGATAAACAAGTGTTGGAGGTTCATCGTACTTATATTGATGTACATATTCTTTTGCAAGGTATAGAGAGGATTGGATGGAAGGCTTTTGAAGATGTAAATCTGGAAGTTAAACCTTATGAAAAAGAGGGAGACTGTGCCTTGTTTTCGGATAGTGCAACTACATGGATTGATTTGTATCCTGGTCAGTTTATGATTGTATATCCAGAGGATCCTCATGCACCCATAATTGGTCAGGGAAAAATCCGTAAGTTAATCGCTAAGGTAAAGATTTGA
- a CDS encoding site-specific integrase, with the protein MKSTFKVLFYVKKQSVKSGKAPIMGRITINGTQAGFSCKKEVSLALWDVKANRARGKSEEARTLNQELDNIKAQITRHYQYICDHDSFVTAKKVYNRYVGFSEEYHTLMSLFREQLESYKEKVGKEKAESTYRGLVADYKNLLLFMKSKKNTEDIVIEELDKSFIEDYYNWMLGTCALANSTAFGRVNTLKWLMYIAQEKGWIRVHPFASFECMPEYKRRSFLSEEELQRIIRLELRYKRQRAMRDMFLFMCFTGLSYADLKAITYDNIHTDSDGGTWLMGNRIKTGVAYVVKLLPIAIELIEKYRGADEKKDSPECVFPVGEYNAMRLSLGIIGRKCNCRAEVTPHIGRHTFAVLAILKGMPLETLQKVLGHKSILSTQVYAELINPKVGEDTDKISEKIGHVYKLAM; encoded by the coding sequence ATGAAAAGTACATTCAAAGTATTATTTTACGTGAAGAAACAGTCTGTAAAAAGCGGAAAGGCACCGATAATGGGCCGTATCACCATCAATGGAACCCAAGCCGGTTTCAGTTGTAAGAAAGAAGTATCCCTCGCATTGTGGGATGTCAAAGCCAACCGGGCCAGAGGCAAGTCCGAAGAAGCCCGTACACTCAATCAGGAACTTGACAATATCAAGGCACAAATCACCAGGCACTACCAGTATATCTGCGACCACGACAGTTTTGTCACAGCCAAAAAAGTCTATAACCGCTATGTCGGCTTCTCAGAGGAATACCATACCCTTATGAGTCTTTTCAGGGAACAGCTGGAATCGTATAAAGAGAAAGTCGGCAAAGAAAAGGCCGAAAGCACCTATCGCGGTCTGGTTGCCGATTACAAGAACCTTCTGCTTTTCATGAAAAGCAAAAAGAATACAGAGGATATTGTCATTGAAGAACTTGATAAATCCTTCATCGAGGATTACTACAACTGGATGCTCGGTACCTGTGCTCTGGCGAACTCCACTGCCTTCGGGCGTGTCAATACCCTGAAATGGCTGATGTATATCGCACAGGAAAAAGGCTGGATACGGGTTCATCCGTTCGCATCATTCGAGTGTATGCCCGAATACAAGAGGCGCTCTTTCCTTTCCGAAGAGGAACTGCAAAGGATAATCCGTCTGGAACTGAGATACAAGCGCCAGCGTGCCATGCGCGATATGTTTTTATTTATGTGTTTCACCGGTCTTTCCTACGCCGACCTGAAAGCCATAACCTACGATAATATTCATACCGACTCCGACGGCGGTACATGGCTGATGGGCAACCGTATAAAAACAGGAGTGGCGTATGTCGTAAAATTATTACCCATTGCCATCGAGCTGATTGAAAAATACAGGGGTGCGGATGAAAAGAAAGACTCTCCCGAATGTGTCTTTCCGGTAGGCGAATACAATGCCATGCGGCTCAGTCTTGGAATCATAGGCAGGAAATGCAACTGCCGGGCCGAGGTCACTCCGCATATCGGGCGCCACACATTTGCCGTTCTGGCTATACTTAAGGGAATGCCGTTGGAAACCCTTCAGAAAGTGTTGGGGCATAAGTCCATTCTCTCCACACAGGTTTATGCCGAACTGATTAACCCGAAGGTAGGCGAGGATACCGACAAAATTAGCGAGAAAATCGGTCACGTTTACAAACTTGCCATGTAA
- a CDS encoding UpxY family transcription antiterminator, with translation MMANNDMSRWCVLYTAAKSERKLVQRLHAAGYMAFCPMQIVFKKWKGQTKEVFAPLFPGCVFVEEAAGVESFVASRSVALLVDTEGKNLSICADKTELSAKFVHLLQNYNFIF, from the coding sequence ATGATGGCTAATAATGATATGAGTCGTTGGTGTGTTCTGTATACGGCGGCAAAGTCGGAACGTAAATTAGTGCAGCGCCTGCATGCAGCAGGATATATGGCATTTTGTCCTATGCAAATCGTATTCAAGAAGTGGAAAGGACAGACCAAAGAAGTGTTTGCACCTCTGTTCCCCGGCTGTGTTTTTGTAGAAGAAGCGGCGGGTGTGGAGTCGTTTGTTGCTTCACGGAGTGTTGCTCTTTTGGTAGATACAGAGGGAAAAAATCTATCTATTTGTGCCGATAAGACTGAACTATCAGCAAAATTTGTACACTTGCTGCAAAATTATAATTTTATTTTTTGA